A stretch of Natronococcus sp. CG52 DNA encodes these proteins:
- a CDS encoding thioredoxin domain-containing protein, with the protein MNRRSFLTLTAGVGTSLALAGCTALFDASLPDDLEDVEPDADQLPTPTVGGGDVTVDVYEDFACPTCQEFQADVFPELEQRLLEEDEATYRHYDFPLPVEDESIPMANAARTVQAATGTGDEPAGQFFKYKRTVMDADDWSDERLADLAEAEIGIDRGIVIDGLEEETYYPTLAADWNRGDENGVDRTPTVLVDGEAVDDPLDADEIVSMVDGSA; encoded by the coding sequence ATGAACCGCCGTTCGTTTCTCACACTGACTGCCGGAGTCGGCACGTCGCTGGCGCTCGCAGGCTGTACGGCGTTGTTCGACGCCTCGCTTCCCGACGACCTCGAGGACGTCGAACCCGACGCCGATCAGCTTCCGACCCCGACTGTCGGTGGGGGCGACGTCACCGTCGACGTCTACGAAGACTTCGCCTGTCCGACCTGCCAGGAGTTTCAGGCCGACGTGTTTCCCGAACTCGAGCAGCGCCTCCTCGAGGAGGACGAGGCGACGTACCGTCACTACGACTTTCCGTTGCCGGTGGAGGACGAGTCGATCCCGATGGCGAACGCCGCCCGAACCGTCCAGGCCGCGACGGGTACCGGCGACGAGCCGGCCGGCCAGTTTTTCAAATACAAGCGGACGGTGATGGACGCCGACGACTGGAGCGACGAGCGCCTGGCGGACCTCGCGGAAGCCGAGATCGGCATCGACCGGGGTATCGTCATCGACGGCCTCGAGGAGGAAACCTACTACCCGACGCTCGCCGCCGACTGGAACCGGGGCGACGAGAACGGTGTCGACCGCACGCCGACCGTACTGGTCGACGGCGAGGCAGTCGACGATCCGCTCGACGCCGACGAGATCGTCTCGATGGTCGACGGCTCCGCGTGA
- a CDS encoding aldo/keto reductase, producing MEYTTLGNTGTTVSKLCFGTWRFGKQSDGELETDREEAHELLDAAWDSGINFIDTANVYGDPDGTSEEWIGEWLEDRDREDFVIASKVYFPFDGWGEPGPNDSGLGRKHIRAQIEGTLERLGTDYLDLYYIHRWDEDTPIEETMSVLTELVREGKVNYLGASTMAAWKLTKALWTSDVEGLERFDVTQPMVNAAHYDAVGDYLDVCADQNLAVCPYSPLAGGFLTGKYDRAEDGSVEAPDGSRGDFDGMFEDRYATDRAWDVLEAVESVADEVDASPAQVSLRWLVQQDRFTCVPIVGARSTDQLEENVGAVELDLSDEQFERIDSARGSGE from the coding sequence ATGGAGTACACCACGCTCGGCAACACGGGGACGACCGTCTCGAAGCTCTGCTTTGGCACCTGGCGATTCGGCAAGCAAAGCGACGGCGAACTCGAGACCGACCGCGAGGAGGCCCACGAACTGCTGGACGCGGCCTGGGACAGCGGCATCAACTTCATCGACACCGCCAACGTCTACGGCGACCCGGACGGCACCAGCGAGGAGTGGATCGGCGAGTGGCTCGAGGACCGCGACCGCGAGGACTTCGTCATCGCGTCGAAGGTCTACTTCCCGTTCGACGGCTGGGGTGAACCCGGACCGAACGACTCCGGACTGGGACGCAAGCACATCCGAGCACAGATCGAGGGCACCCTCGAGCGATTGGGGACCGACTACCTCGACCTCTATTACATCCACCGCTGGGACGAGGACACCCCGATCGAGGAGACCATGTCGGTGCTGACGGAACTCGTCCGCGAGGGGAAGGTCAACTACCTCGGCGCCTCGACGATGGCCGCCTGGAAGCTCACGAAGGCGCTCTGGACCAGCGACGTCGAGGGACTCGAGCGATTCGACGTCACCCAGCCGATGGTCAACGCGGCCCACTACGACGCCGTCGGCGACTATCTCGACGTCTGCGCCGACCAGAACCTCGCGGTCTGTCCGTACTCCCCGCTCGCGGGCGGCTTCCTGACCGGCAAGTACGATCGCGCCGAGGACGGAAGCGTCGAGGCGCCGGACGGCTCGCGTGGCGACTTCGACGGCATGTTCGAGGACCGGTACGCGACGGACCGGGCCTGGGACGTCCTCGAGGCCGTCGAGTCCGTCGCCGACGAGGTCGACGCCTCGCCCGCACAGGTCTCCCTGCGGTGGCTCGTGCAGCAGGACCGCTTTACCTGCGTGCCGATCGTCGGTGCGCGGTCGACCGACCAGCTCGAGGAGAACGTCGGCGCGGTCGAACTGGACCTCAGCGACGAGCAGTTCGAGCGGATCGATTCGGCTCGTGGCAGCGGCGAGTAA
- a CDS encoding LVIVD repeat-containing protein — protein sequence MSREQEQTARRTVLKGYAATAVGIGALSGTGAAQGSGDENRSPRLELVGHSTLGAPDGNITNMDVREDLGLAATGSFVFGDTDVHIADVSDLQNPEHVATTSAGIGYVNDVFFHPEEPWIFTANEGGGDAGWAVVDVDDPAEPELYGPFTVDDGAGVHTVIAFDEEHVIVSGTGRGIVIYDVTDPENPREVGEFQATDHSVESLSPDDPGHTHPSGYVHDTQVRGDYAYLAHWDHGLYIVDLSDPANPVEAASFDYQEETADVPLRNAHHAFPHPEDDICLVGEEVGSGNPGYKHVIEFDLDTGKTELLSSFRPPQGSAQQPTGQQGFWWTGHFSDWGVGDQQDVLFSGDYKAGVQTFDLSDPANPERIDQYVTTDGADEVRRKDPARAIDDIPMVWGANTKDSEYVYVSDASTGLFVFTLEGY from the coding sequence ATGTCTCGAGAACAGGAGCAAACGGCTCGGCGAACGGTGCTGAAGGGGTATGCTGCGACCGCTGTCGGGATCGGCGCGCTGAGCGGAACCGGCGCGGCGCAGGGAAGCGGTGACGAGAACCGCAGTCCGCGGCTGGAACTGGTCGGTCACTCTACCCTGGGTGCTCCGGACGGCAACATCACGAACATGGACGTCCGCGAAGATTTAGGCCTCGCAGCGACGGGATCGTTCGTGTTCGGCGATACCGACGTTCATATCGCCGACGTCTCCGACCTCCAGAACCCGGAACACGTCGCCACCACCTCGGCCGGCATCGGCTACGTGAACGACGTGTTCTTCCATCCCGAGGAGCCGTGGATCTTCACCGCCAACGAGGGCGGCGGAGACGCGGGCTGGGCCGTCGTAGACGTCGACGATCCTGCAGAACCCGAACTGTACGGCCCGTTCACCGTCGACGACGGCGCGGGCGTTCACACCGTCATCGCCTTCGACGAGGAGCACGTCATCGTCTCGGGGACGGGCCGCGGAATCGTGATCTACGACGTTACCGATCCCGAGAACCCGAGGGAAGTCGGCGAGTTTCAGGCGACGGATCATTCGGTCGAGTCGTTGTCCCCCGACGATCCGGGCCACACCCATCCCAGCGGATACGTCCACGATACGCAGGTCCGTGGCGACTACGCCTATCTCGCCCACTGGGATCACGGTCTCTACATCGTCGATCTGAGCGATCCGGCGAATCCCGTCGAAGCCGCTTCGTTCGACTATCAGGAAGAGACGGCGGACGTCCCACTCCGGAACGCCCACCACGCGTTCCCGCACCCGGAAGACGACATCTGCCTCGTCGGTGAAGAGGTCGGCTCCGGTAATCCAGGGTACAAACACGTGATCGAGTTCGATCTCGACACCGGTAAGACCGAACTCCTCTCATCGTTCCGTCCGCCGCAGGGAAGCGCCCAGCAACCCACCGGTCAGCAGGGGTTCTGGTGGACCGGCCACTTCTCCGACTGGGGCGTCGGCGACCAGCAGGACGTCCTGTTCAGCGGCGACTACAAGGCCGGCGTCCAGACGTTCGATCTCTCCGATCCGGCGAACCCGGAGCGGATCGACCAGTACGTGACCACCGACGGGGCCGACGAGGTCCGCCGAAAGGATCCAGCGAGGGCGATCGACGACATCCCGATGGTCTGGGGTGCCAACACGAAAGACAGCGAGTACGTGTACGTCTCGGACGCCAGTACGGGGCTGTTCGTGTTCACGCTCGAGGGGTACTGA
- a CDS encoding heme o synthase, which produces MAVATESFPRPIGTRRRFTGLLTATALGVYLLLIIGATTSLTDAAAACSTWPTCHAPADPLSQTGLAIAWGHRLAAVFVGLFVAASAVAATLGDASSRVRAVLLVGVVLYAVQIGVGAATATLGPAAIVPGLHLALGLVIFTAVVLALAWDLELATGRENDVIESPEPLEVDPAATDDRSLPSGGLARARLTAFAYFKMMKPRLMWLLCLVAAAGMALAAGPTIDRYVIVATLSGGVLAIGASGTFNHVLERDVDQRMSRTADRPLATELIPVRNALLFGFFLSGASMAVFLTINPLAAALGLAAILFYSVVYTLLLKPNTVQNTVIGGLAGALPALIGWAAVTNEIGLPALALAGVIFLWTPAHFYNLALAYKDDYARGGFPMMPVVRGETTTRKHILYYLAATLVGTVGLAWITDLGALYATTVVVFGGIFLWTAVALHFEQTESAAFRSFHASNAFLGAVLVAILVDALVLTTSLF; this is translated from the coding sequence ATAGCCGTGGCAACCGAGTCGTTTCCCCGCCCGATCGGTACGCGACGTCGTTTCACTGGACTGCTCACAGCGACTGCACTCGGCGTCTACCTCCTGTTGATTATCGGTGCGACGACCTCGCTCACGGACGCGGCCGCCGCGTGTTCGACGTGGCCGACCTGCCACGCACCGGCCGATCCCCTGAGTCAAACGGGTCTGGCGATCGCCTGGGGACACCGCCTCGCCGCCGTTTTCGTCGGCCTGTTCGTCGCAGCGAGTGCGGTCGCCGCAACGCTCGGCGACGCCTCGAGTCGCGTCCGGGCCGTCCTGCTCGTCGGCGTCGTGCTGTACGCCGTCCAGATCGGCGTCGGCGCCGCCACCGCCACGCTCGGACCCGCTGCGATCGTTCCCGGGCTTCACCTCGCGCTCGGCCTCGTGATCTTCACGGCCGTCGTCCTCGCGCTCGCCTGGGATCTCGAACTCGCGACCGGACGCGAGAACGACGTCATCGAGTCGCCGGAGCCGCTCGAGGTCGATCCCGCCGCGACGGATGACCGATCGCTACCCTCGGGTGGACTCGCTCGCGCCCGACTCACCGCGTTCGCGTACTTCAAAATGATGAAGCCGCGGCTGATGTGGCTGCTCTGTCTCGTCGCCGCCGCGGGGATGGCCCTCGCCGCCGGCCCGACGATCGACCGATACGTCATCGTCGCCACGCTCAGCGGCGGCGTCCTCGCGATCGGCGCCTCGGGGACGTTCAACCACGTCCTCGAGCGCGACGTCGACCAGCGGATGTCCCGGACGGCCGACCGGCCGCTGGCGACGGAGCTGATTCCGGTCCGGAACGCGCTGCTCTTCGGCTTCTTCCTGTCGGGGGCGTCGATGGCCGTCTTCCTGACGATTAACCCCCTCGCGGCCGCGCTCGGACTCGCCGCGATCCTGTTTTACAGCGTCGTCTACACGCTGTTGCTCAAACCGAACACGGTTCAGAACACGGTCATCGGCGGACTCGCAGGTGCGCTGCCGGCGCTGATCGGCTGGGCGGCCGTCACCAACGAGATCGGCCTTCCCGCGCTCGCGCTCGCGGGCGTCATCTTCCTCTGGACGCCGGCGCACTTCTACAACCTCGCGCTCGCGTACAAGGACGACTACGCCCGCGGCGGGTTCCCGATGATGCCCGTCGTCCGCGGCGAGACGACCACGCGAAAGCACATCCTCTACTACCTCGCCGCGACCCTCGTCGGAACGGTCGGACTCGCCTGGATCACGGATCTCGGCGCGCTCTACGCGACGACGGTCGTCGTCTTCGGTGGCATTTTCCTCTGGACCGCCGTCGCCCTCCACTTCGAGCAGACCGAATCCGCGGCGTTCCGCTCGTTCCACGCCTCGAACGCGTTCCTCGGCGCCGTTCTCGTCGCGATTCTCGTCGACGCGCTCGTGCTCACCACGTCGCTGTTCTGA
- a CDS encoding ABC transporter permease, whose product MSAVDRVRAETGAGWRSFVRRRTAVFFTFFFPVILIVIFGALVRTDPTGEGLFTEPPAYYVPGYLAVVVLFTPLSRLGSEVARHREGNRFEKLATTPLTRGEWLLAQTAVNAVIIGLASLLILALVVVLTGAEIVFSPLLVPYVLVGVVCFCGIGTMLGSYTDSRDGAVAASNAIGLPLLFLSETFVSLEQLPGWFEPLVNLSPLTYFARGVRATTYPDAGPQTVAGIDPALANLGILAAIAVIFFALGARSIPRTD is encoded by the coding sequence ATGAGTGCGGTCGACCGCGTTCGTGCGGAGACCGGCGCCGGCTGGCGATCGTTCGTCCGCCGGCGGACCGCGGTCTTCTTCACGTTCTTTTTCCCGGTGATCCTGATCGTCATCTTCGGTGCGCTGGTGCGGACGGACCCGACCGGCGAGGGGCTGTTCACGGAACCGCCGGCGTACTACGTGCCGGGTTATCTCGCGGTCGTCGTCCTCTTTACGCCGCTGTCGCGCCTGGGGAGCGAGGTCGCTCGTCACCGCGAGGGCAACCGCTTCGAGAAACTCGCGACGACGCCGCTGACCCGCGGCGAGTGGCTGCTCGCCCAGACCGCCGTCAACGCCGTCATCATCGGCCTGGCGAGTCTGCTCATCCTCGCGCTCGTGGTCGTCCTCACGGGCGCCGAGATCGTCTTCTCGCCGCTGCTGGTGCCGTACGTGCTCGTCGGCGTCGTCTGCTTCTGCGGGATCGGGACGATGCTCGGCAGCTACACCGACTCCCGGGACGGCGCGGTCGCCGCCAGCAACGCCATCGGACTGCCGCTGCTCTTTCTCTCCGAGACGTTCGTCTCGCTCGAGCAACTTCCCGGCTGGTTCGAACCGCTCGTCAATCTCTCGCCGCTGACGTACTTCGCCCGTGGCGTGCGGGCGACGACGTATCCGGACGCCGGACCGCAGACCGTCGCCGGGATCGACCCCGCGCTAGCGAACCTGGGGATTCTCGCGGCGATCGCCGTGATTTTCTTCGCGCTCGGCGCCCGGTCGATTCCGCGAACGGACTGA
- a CDS encoding S1C family serine protease: MQTHNPNYTGLYADVAPSVVSLYLATDTPRAAGAGSGFVYDRAGHIVTNYHVVADLTRADRAERPPTGSDDATRLKVRFSEGDWRVGRLVGTDPYTDLAVVAVDSLPDYAPALSIAAANPEPGTPVAAFGNPMGLDGTITTGIVSGVSRTMPVGGGFTIPDVVQTDAPINPGNSGGPLVALTDEETPEIVGVNRARSGDNIGFAISPTVTTRVVPDLIDAGRCDHATLHVSTLDVSPTVAEANGLEESGGVLVVDVRDGPASGVLGGCHSTRRVRGRSVPVGGDVLVGIDGRELRSTEELTSHLLTETRPGDAVTLTVRRPAGVSRETVTLASRDGPTGSTPNRIEVR; encoded by the coding sequence ATGCAAACGCACAACCCGAACTATACCGGCCTGTACGCTGACGTCGCTCCGTCCGTGGTCTCGCTCTATCTGGCCACTGACACTCCGCGAGCCGCCGGCGCCGGCTCCGGCTTCGTCTACGATCGGGCGGGGCACATCGTCACTAACTACCACGTGGTTGCCGACCTCACTCGAGCGGACCGGGCGGAACGTCCGCCGACCGGTTCCGACGACGCGACGCGCCTCAAGGTCCGCTTTAGCGAGGGCGACTGGCGCGTCGGTCGACTGGTCGGCACCGATCCCTATACGGACCTCGCGGTCGTCGCCGTCGATTCCCTTCCCGACTACGCTCCGGCGCTGTCGATCGCTGCGGCGAATCCGGAGCCCGGAACGCCGGTCGCGGCGTTCGGCAATCCGATGGGACTCGACGGGACGATCACCACCGGAATCGTCAGCGGCGTCTCGCGGACCATGCCCGTCGGCGGCGGGTTCACGATCCCCGACGTCGTCCAGACCGACGCGCCGATCAATCCTGGGAACAGCGGCGGTCCCCTGGTTGCGCTCACGGACGAGGAAACGCCCGAGATCGTCGGCGTCAACCGAGCGCGAAGCGGGGACAACATCGGATTCGCCATCTCGCCGACCGTAACCACTCGCGTCGTCCCCGACCTGATCGACGCGGGCCGGTGCGACCACGCGACCCTTCACGTCTCGACGCTCGACGTCTCGCCGACGGTCGCGGAGGCGAACGGGCTCGAGGAATCCGGCGGGGTGCTGGTCGTCGACGTTCGAGACGGGCCGGCGAGCGGCGTTCTGGGCGGCTGTCACTCGACGCGACGAGTTCGCGGCCGGTCCGTCCCCGTCGGCGGTGACGTTCTCGTCGGTATCGACGGCCGCGAGCTGCGCTCGACGGAGGAGTTGACCAGCCACCTGCTCACGGAGACGCGGCCCGGGGACGCGGTGACGCTGACGGTGCGTCGACCCGCGGGGGTGAGCCGGGAGACGGTGACCCTGGCGTCCCGTGACGGACCGACCGGGTCGACCCCCAACCGAATCGAGGTTCGCTGA
- a CDS encoding MFS transporter: MTLTDNDRSIALFTMTAHGIVHWFELAIPILLVVWIAEFEVSVALIGLIVALGYAPFGIGALPAGMLTDRYGPKPLVLVCLAGMSVAFVSLAFASSIVAVAASLLLWGVTASVYHPAGLALISTGVEDRGTVFAWHGIAGNVGIALGPFATATLLVLFEWRLVAVALAAPGLLATAYGLRVRFDPTAALDDSAADAAGRSQSASDLVETSRTLFGGAFLLVFAVVTLVGLYYRGALTYLPEILNGLPAMSGVEAPAGFEEFALGDYVYVWLLVAGMAGQYAAGKLTSRVPVARGLVVVFALLALLALAFVPVSSTGVGPILLFCGALGFSLFAIEPFYQEAVAVYTSAETRGLAYGYTYLGMFGLGAASISVGGVLLDRVSTGAFFASLSVIALLGAGVAGKLLLDSSSEPARSTDAVVGDD; encoded by the coding sequence ATGACGCTCACCGACAACGACAGATCGATCGCACTCTTCACGATGACCGCCCACGGAATCGTCCACTGGTTCGAACTGGCGATTCCGATCCTGCTGGTCGTCTGGATCGCGGAGTTCGAGGTATCGGTCGCCCTCATCGGCCTCATCGTCGCCCTCGGATACGCGCCGTTCGGTATCGGCGCGTTACCCGCCGGGATGCTGACCGATCGATACGGGCCGAAACCCCTCGTTCTGGTGTGTCTCGCCGGTATGAGCGTCGCCTTCGTCTCGCTCGCGTTCGCGAGTTCGATCGTCGCCGTCGCGGCCAGCCTGCTGCTCTGGGGCGTCACCGCGAGCGTCTACCATCCGGCGGGGCTCGCGCTCATCAGCACCGGCGTCGAAGATCGCGGGACCGTCTTCGCGTGGCACGGTATCGCCGGCAACGTCGGAATTGCGCTCGGCCCGTTCGCCACTGCGACGCTGCTGGTGCTCTTCGAGTGGCGCCTCGTCGCCGTCGCGCTCGCCGCCCCGGGACTGCTCGCGACCGCGTACGGCCTCCGGGTGCGGTTCGACCCGACCGCCGCGCTCGACGACAGCGCGGCCGACGCCGCCGGTCGGTCGCAGTCGGCGTCCGACCTCGTCGAGACGTCGCGAACACTGTTCGGCGGCGCGTTCCTCCTCGTGTTCGCCGTCGTCACGCTCGTCGGCCTCTACTACCGCGGCGCGTTGACGTACCTGCCGGAGATCCTGAACGGGTTGCCGGCGATGAGCGGGGTCGAGGCGCCGGCCGGCTTCGAGGAGTTCGCGCTCGGTGACTACGTCTACGTCTGGCTGCTCGTAGCCGGAATGGCGGGGCAGTACGCGGCAGGGAAACTGACCAGCCGCGTCCCCGTAGCGCGCGGGCTCGTCGTCGTATTCGCGCTCCTCGCGCTCCTCGCGCTCGCGTTCGTTCCCGTGTCGTCGACGGGCGTCGGTCCGATCCTGCTGTTCTGCGGTGCGCTCGGCTTCTCGTTGTTCGCGATCGAACCGTTCTACCAGGAGGCCGTCGCCGTCTACACGTCCGCCGAGACGCGCGGACTCGCGTACGGATACACGTACCTCGGAATGTTCGGCCTCGGAGCGGCGAGCATCTCCGTCGGCGGCGTCCTACTGGATCGCGTCTCGACGGGCGCGTTCTTCGCGTCGCTCTCGGTGATCGCGCTGCTCGGTGCCGGCGTCGCAGGTAAGCTGCTACTCGATTCGTCATCGGAACCCGCACGGTCGACGGACGCCGTCGTCGGCGACGATTAG
- a CDS encoding TIGR03557 family F420-dependent LLM class oxidoreductase, with the protein MARLGYTLSSEEHGPNELVDIAERAERAGFDFLSISDHFHPWVSAQGESPFVWSTLGAIANATDEIEVGVGVTCPTIRIHPVNVAHAVATVDEMFGDRFTFGVGTGENLNEHVTGERWPEHDVRLEMLDEAMDVMRKLWTGQTTSHRGEHYTVENARLYTCPDEQPTTIGSAFGPQTAEWVAENTDGLWCSGPKEEPVEAYEDAGGDGPKYTQLHGCYAESEEEAVETVYEYWPNGSIPGELGQELPTPAHFEQAAQMVEKEDVAEAGTTTSPDPQDHIDSIEQAVDAGYDHVYFHQVGPEQEEALEFYEEEVLPSFD; encoded by the coding sequence ATGGCACGACTCGGATACACCCTCTCGAGCGAGGAGCACGGACCGAACGAACTCGTCGACATCGCCGAACGAGCGGAGCGGGCGGGATTCGACTTTCTCTCGATCTCGGACCACTTCCACCCGTGGGTCTCCGCGCAGGGTGAATCGCCGTTCGTCTGGTCGACGCTCGGCGCTATCGCGAACGCGACCGACGAGATCGAAGTCGGCGTCGGCGTCACCTGTCCGACGATCCGGATCCATCCGGTCAACGTCGCCCACGCCGTCGCCACCGTCGACGAGATGTTCGGCGACCGGTTCACCTTCGGCGTCGGTACCGGCGAGAACCTGAACGAGCACGTCACGGGCGAGCGCTGGCCCGAACACGACGTCCGCCTCGAGATGCTGGACGAAGCGATGGACGTCATGCGCAAACTCTGGACGGGCCAGACGACGAGTCACCGCGGCGAGCACTACACGGTCGAGAACGCGCGCCTCTACACCTGCCCCGACGAACAGCCGACGACGATCGGGAGCGCGTTCGGTCCCCAGACCGCCGAGTGGGTCGCCGAGAACACCGACGGGCTCTGGTGCTCCGGACCGAAGGAAGAGCCGGTCGAGGCCTACGAGGACGCCGGCGGCGACGGCCCGAAGTACACCCAACTGCACGGCTGTTACGCCGAGAGCGAGGAAGAAGCGGTCGAGACGGTCTACGAGTACTGGCCGAACGGCTCGATCCCGGGCGAACTCGGCCAGGAGCTGCCGACGCCGGCGCACTTCGAACAGGCCGCCCAGATGGTCGAGAAAGAGGACGTCGCCGAGGCCGGCACCACGACCAGTCCGGACCCGCAGGACCACATCGACAGCATCGAGCAGGCCGTCGACGCCGGCTACGACCACGTCTACTTCCACCAGGTCGGCCCGGAACAGGAAGAGGCGCTCGAGTTCTACGAGGAGGAAGTGCTGCCGTCGTTCGACTGA
- a CDS encoding ester cyclase, producing MTTPDENKEVVRRYYEDAFNEGRTELLEELIAENVVNHDPVSDETLAPEEARGFDGFVRHVESAREAFSDATVTIEEMIAENDKVLVRFTFEGTNDGPFAGFEPTGKRVTGSNMILMRLEDGKIVERREESDSLEFLQQLGILPSSTDLTKAEA from the coding sequence ATGACGACACCAGACGAGAACAAGGAAGTCGTGCGGCGATACTACGAAGACGCCTTCAACGAGGGGCGCACCGAGCTGCTCGAGGAACTGATCGCAGAGAACGTAGTCAATCACGATCCCGTATCGGACGAGACGCTCGCTCCCGAGGAAGCGAGGGGATTCGACGGGTTCGTTCGTCACGTCGAAAGCGCGCGCGAGGCGTTTTCCGACGCGACGGTGACGATCGAGGAGATGATCGCGGAGAACGACAAAGTCCTGGTTCGGTTTACGTTCGAGGGAACGAACGACGGACCGTTCGCCGGGTTCGAACCCACGGGCAAACGGGTCACGGGGTCGAACATGATCCTCATGCGGCTCGAAGACGGCAAGATCGTCGAACGTCGGGAGGAATCCGACAGTCTGGAATTCCTCCAGCAACTCGGGATCCTACCCTCGTCGACGGATCTCACGAAGGCGGAGGCCTGA
- a CDS encoding DUF7111 family protein — MTDGDRTAEASGIRASYDETEAERLLAFEVTDASAGGRTGGTAAIAQNLEGYAMLKVRPTADGDELERYYGLDMALDHVGELLGVSPHDLPIPEAAKDMGM; from the coding sequence ATGACTGACGGCGATCGAACTGCCGAAGCCAGCGGAATCAGGGCCAGCTACGACGAAACCGAGGCGGAACGTCTCCTCGCGTTCGAAGTGACCGACGCGAGCGCGGGCGGACGGACCGGTGGGACCGCCGCTATCGCCCAGAACCTCGAGGGGTACGCGATGTTGAAGGTGCGGCCGACGGCTGACGGCGACGAACTCGAGCGCTACTACGGCCTCGACATGGCGCTCGACCACGTCGGGGAACTGCTCGGCGTCTCACCGCACGACCTGCCGATTCCGGAGGCGGCCAAGGACATGGGGATGTGA
- a CDS encoding ABC transporter ATP-binding protein, whose translation MDTPVVAEGLEKRYGETVALSGVTLSVERGEVFALIGPNGAGKTTLVRALTGTTEPDSGSARVLDEEPAAVDRDRLGVLPQAFSPPDRLTARELLAYYAGLYAEHRDPEDVLADVGLVDAGETWYEDLSGGQQRRVCVGTTLVNDPTVLFLDEPTTGIDPAGRRTVWRLIEDLAEAGTTVFLTTHDMAEAERLADRVGLLADGDLVARGTPADLVAEHAGSSRLTVETAAAPEAFDDLSFPVAARDGEIVVRDVSPTDIGTVVDYLDDREVAYSGLSWSEPDLEDVYLALADETELERTDRTGETLARTGETA comes from the coding sequence ATGGATACCCCGGTCGTCGCAGAGGGGCTGGAAAAGCGCTACGGCGAGACGGTTGCGCTGTCTGGTGTGACACTGTCGGTCGAACGGGGCGAGGTCTTCGCACTCATCGGCCCGAACGGCGCGGGCAAGACGACGCTCGTCCGCGCGCTCACGGGCACGACGGAGCCCGATTCGGGCAGCGCACGGGTCCTCGACGAGGAGCCGGCGGCCGTCGACCGCGATCGACTCGGCGTCCTTCCGCAGGCGTTCTCGCCGCCGGACCGGCTCACCGCCCGCGAACTGCTCGCCTACTACGCCGGACTCTACGCCGAGCACCGCGACCCCGAGGACGTGTTGGCCGACGTCGGTCTCGTAGACGCGGGTGAGACGTGGTACGAGGATCTCTCGGGCGGCCAGCAGCGCCGAGTCTGCGTCGGGACGACGCTGGTGAACGACCCGACCGTGCTCTTTCTCGACGAGCCGACGACCGGCATCGACCCCGCCGGCCGCCGAACCGTCTGGCGGCTGATCGAGGACCTCGCCGAGGCCGGGACGACGGTCTTTCTGACGACACACGACATGGCCGAGGCCGAGCGCCTCGCCGACCGCGTCGGCCTGTTAGCCGACGGCGACCTCGTCGCACGAGGGACGCCCGCCGACCTCGTCGCCGAACACGCCGGCTCGAGCCGCCTGACGGTCGAGACGGCCGCCGCTCCGGAGGCGTTCGACGACCTTTCGTTCCCGGTCGCCGCTCGAGACGGCGAGATCGTCGTACGCGACGTCTCGCCCACCGATATCGGGACCGTCGTCGACTACCTCGACGACCGCGAGGTCGCGTACTCCGGCCTGTCCTGGTCCGAACCCGACCTGGAGGACGTCTACCTCGCGCTGGCCGACGAGACAGAACTCGAGCGAACCGACCGGACCGGCGAGACGCTCGCTCGTACGGGTGAGACGGCATGA